From a single Miscanthus floridulus cultivar M001 chromosome 8, ASM1932011v1, whole genome shotgun sequence genomic region:
- the LOC136472016 gene encoding germin-like protein 12-2 produces the protein MAASTYFLLVAFVALVISQATASDPSPLQDFCVADIHSPVKVNGFVCKDPMAVNADDFFKAANLDKPRDTMKSKVGSNVTLINVMQLPALNTLGISLARIDYAPLGENPPHTHPRATEILTVLEGTLYVGFVTSNTDNGNKLFAKVLNKGDVFVFPQGLIHFQFNPVHDKPAVAIAALSSQNPGVITIANAVFGSKPPISDDVLAKAFQVQKGTIDWLQAQFWENNNY, from the exons ATGGCTGCCTCCACCTACTTCCTCCTCGTTGCTTTTGTAGCATTGGTCATTTCTCAGGCCACTGCCTCTGACCCTAGCCCGCTCCAAGACTTCTGTGTTGCCGACATACACTCTCCGG TGAAGGTGAATGGATTTGTTTGCAAGGACCCCATGGCAGTGAACGCCGATGACTTTTTCAAGGCAGCAAACCTTGACAAGCCTAGGGACACCATGAAAAGCAAGGTTGGATCCAATGTCACTTTGATCAATGTCATGCAGTTGCCTGCACTCAACACCCTGGGCATCTCGTTGGCTCGCATTGACTACGCACCATTAGGCGAAAATCCGCCACACACCCACCCACGTGCCACAGAGATCCTCACCGTGCTCGAGGGTACACTTTATGTTGGATTTGTCACCTCCAACACAGACAACGGTAACAAGCTATTCGCCAAGGTTCTCAACAAGGGTGACGTGTTTGTCTTCCCCCAAGGTCTCATACACTTCCAATTCAACCCAGTCCATGACAAGCCGGCTGTGGCAATCGCTGCACTAAGCAGCCAGAACCCTGGGGTTATTACTATTGCGAACGCAGTCTTTGGATCAAAGCCACCGATCTCAGATGATGTCTTGGCCAAGGCCTTCCAGGTGCAAAAGGGAACAATTGATTGGCTTCAAGCTCAGTTCTGGGAGAACAACAACTACTAA